The Aurantiacibacter arachoides genome window below encodes:
- a CDS encoding glycosyltransferase — protein sequence MTRSLHVVASLDVAAGGPSYSVPRLCKALAHEGDAPELATVGFGETTGIFPSQAFAHDYSSVPVASQLRLSRGLERHLRARAGEVDIVHNHGLWLAPNFYAGHAARAGGAKLVVSARGMVSAAALRFSARKKRLVWQIAQGPAVRHAAGWHATSEEEVKDIRSFGVRDCPVAVVPNGVDLPATLSAHDPDKRIRTALFLSRVHPKKGLPNLVTAWARLAQTETDWRLVIAGPDEGAHTAELQRQAASLGVERIVFAGPVFGAARDALFAEADLYVLPTQNENFGIAVAEALAAGVPAIVTKGAPWQGLDDNACGWWIDHGVDPLVAAMEQAMAVTPAQRQAMGLRGREWVEAAFSWQSCAQDMAAFYRWLTGGGTRPPFVHL from the coding sequence GTGACCCGGTCGCTGCATGTCGTCGCCAGCCTGGACGTAGCGGCAGGTGGGCCGTCCTACTCGGTGCCGCGCCTGTGCAAGGCCCTGGCGCACGAGGGCGATGCTCCTGAACTGGCGACGGTGGGTTTCGGCGAAACGACCGGCATATTTCCCTCTCAGGCTTTCGCGCACGATTATTCCAGTGTGCCCGTGGCATCGCAACTGCGGTTGTCGCGCGGGCTTGAGCGCCACCTGCGCGCGCGCGCGGGCGAGGTAGACATCGTTCACAATCACGGGCTGTGGCTCGCGCCCAATTTTTATGCGGGGCACGCGGCGCGGGCGGGTGGTGCCAAGCTTGTCGTATCGGCGCGGGGCATGGTCTCGGCGGCCGCGCTGCGCTTTTCCGCTCGCAAGAAGCGCCTTGTCTGGCAAATCGCGCAGGGTCCGGCGGTGCGCCACGCAGCAGGCTGGCACGCGACGAGCGAGGAGGAGGTCAAGGACATCCGCAGCTTCGGTGTACGCGATTGTCCCGTCGCCGTGGTCCCCAACGGCGTCGACTTGCCCGCAACCCTTTCCGCCCACGATCCTGACAAAAGAATACGGACTGCGCTGTTTCTCAGCCGCGTGCATCCCAAGAAGGGCCTGCCGAACCTGGTCACGGCCTGGGCGCGCCTGGCGCAAACCGAAACAGACTGGCGGCTGGTCATCGCCGGCCCCGACGAGGGCGCACATACCGCCGAATTGCAAAGGCAGGCAGCGTCGCTGGGCGTGGAGCGGATCGTGTTCGCCGGGCCGGTCTTCGGCGCGGCAAGGGATGCGCTGTTCGCGGAGGCGGATCTGTACGTCCTGCCCACGCAGAACGAGAACTTCGGCATCGCCGTCGCCGAGGCACTGGCAGCCGGGGTGCCCGCCATCGTCACCAAGGGTGCGCCGTGGCAGGGGCTGGACGACAATGCGTGCGGCTGGTGGATCGACCACGGCGTCGATCCGCTGGTGGCGGCAATGGAACAGGCCATGGCGGTCACCCCGGCACAGCGGCAGGCGATGGGCCTGCGCGGCCGGGAATGGGTAGAGGCCGCATTCTCCTGGCAGTCCTGTGCGCAGGACATGGCCGCGTTCTATCGCTGGCTGACTGGCGGGGGGACACGCCCCCCCTTCGTCCACCTCTAG
- a CDS encoding glycosyltransferase family 4 protein has translation MSGKPRLAVVVSHPIQYYAPLFRTLAQRCDLQVFYAFQPSPDQLGAVDFGKAFAWDVDLLDGYASTFMTNVSTRPGTDDFGGCDTPDVGRHLRAGQFDAVLIFGWYLKSYRQALMAAKRQGLPALVRGDSNLAMPASPVKRLVKAMVNPPFLRLFDRALYVGERSRAFYRHYRFPDRRLFFSPHCVDNDWFAARATRAERQRMRAQMGIAEDAFVVLFAGKLVERKRPLDAVRALAMCRAQGRKVELLVAGSGVLEQAIRAEAQAGDLPHYMLGFCNQTQMPPAYAAADVLVLPSDGSETWGLVANEAMACGTPVIVSDACGCAPDLAADGSAGRVVPLGDVEGLAAAIASVMDDPPTQQAIAERIARYSLDRAADGVMQAVRSLPQGQGAA, from the coding sequence ATGAGCGGTAAGCCGCGTCTTGCCGTGGTGGTATCGCACCCGATCCAGTATTACGCGCCGCTTTTCCGCACGCTCGCCCAGCGGTGCGACCTGCAGGTCTTCTATGCCTTTCAGCCGAGCCCGGATCAGCTTGGCGCAGTGGATTTCGGCAAGGCGTTCGCCTGGGATGTGGACCTGCTGGATGGCTATGCGTCCACCTTCATGACGAACGTATCGACGCGGCCCGGCACGGACGATTTCGGCGGATGCGACACGCCCGATGTCGGGCGCCATTTGCGTGCCGGGCAATTTGACGCCGTGCTCATCTTCGGCTGGTATCTCAAGAGCTATCGGCAGGCCTTGATGGCGGCCAAACGGCAGGGCCTGCCCGCGCTGGTGCGCGGGGACAGCAACCTTGCCATGCCTGCCTCGCCGGTAAAGCGATTGGTGAAGGCCATGGTCAACCCGCCGTTCCTGCGCCTGTTCGATCGCGCGCTGTATGTCGGTGAACGATCGCGCGCGTTCTACCGCCACTATCGCTTCCCCGATCGTCGCCTGTTCTTTTCCCCGCACTGCGTCGACAATGACTGGTTTGCGGCGCGCGCGACGCGAGCGGAACGGCAGCGGATGCGCGCGCAAATGGGTATCGCCGAGGACGCCTTCGTGGTCTTGTTCGCCGGCAAGCTGGTGGAACGCAAGCGACCGCTCGATGCCGTGCGCGCGCTGGCAATGTGCCGGGCGCAGGGGCGCAAGGTCGAACTGCTGGTCGCAGGATCGGGCGTTCTCGAGCAGGCCATTCGCGCAGAGGCGCAAGCCGGAGACTTGCCCCACTATATGCTGGGCTTCTGCAATCAGACACAGATGCCGCCTGCCTATGCCGCCGCCGATGTGCTGGTGCTGCCTTCGGACGGCTCGGAAACCTGGGGTCTCGTCGCCAACGAGGCGATGGCCTGTGGAACGCCCGTCATCGTTTCCGATGCCTGCGGCTGCGCACCTGACCTCGCGGCGGACGGTAGCGCGGGCAGGGTCGTCCCCCTGGGCGATGTCGAGGGGCTCGCCGCCGCGATCGCATCGGTCATGGACGATCCGCCGACACAGCAGGCGATTGCCGAGCGGATCGCTCGCTACAGCTTGGACCGCGCTGCCGACGGAGTGATGCAGGCGGTCCGGTCGCTGCCGCAAGGGCAGGGCGCGGCGTGA
- a CDS encoding glycosyltransferase: protein MTDRTCIIVSPYFPPSALAGVHRARHLANNLPGAGWTPIVVCVDERFYEEPADPELAKLVDPSVEIVRVEALDQAHARPFGLGDIGLRGYRGIRRAIANLMRTRQIDAVLITGSPFYPMLLSNWIRRTFKVPVVLDFQDPWRSDWGDTLPLLSKGSASHALSKLLEPRAMGGASHVTTVSAEQARKLVARYHALGPQDVTAIPIGSDPADFEALRRGAAPTTIVIDERRWNLTYPGTIWPLVLPTLEAFLQGLAAWRARFPDAAANVTVNFIGTTAQPNNTNEYRVMPLAERAGVADLVNEVPQRLPYVDALTALSRSDAGLMLGSEEAHYTASKLSLFLMSERPYLALFHEQSDAHRSLVKAGGGIALGFARADDLVSRQSELVGALQRLRTQGDAFAPAAPESYTEYTGASVARRYAAIFDRLMARR, encoded by the coding sequence TTGACGGATCGTACTTGCATCATCGTCAGCCCCTATTTTCCGCCTTCTGCCCTGGCGGGGGTACACCGGGCGCGGCATCTGGCAAACAATCTTCCAGGAGCTGGATGGACGCCGATCGTGGTTTGCGTGGATGAGCGGTTTTACGAGGAGCCGGCGGATCCGGAACTTGCAAAACTCGTCGATCCGTCAGTGGAGATTGTTCGGGTCGAAGCCTTGGACCAGGCCCACGCCCGCCCATTCGGACTGGGTGATATCGGTTTGCGCGGCTATCGCGGGATCCGCCGCGCCATAGCCAACCTGATGCGGACCCGGCAGATCGACGCAGTGCTGATCACAGGATCTCCGTTCTATCCGATGCTGCTCTCAAATTGGATCAGGCGCACGTTCAAGGTCCCGGTTGTGCTGGATTTCCAGGATCCGTGGCGCTCGGACTGGGGGGATACGCTGCCTTTGTTGTCGAAAGGCAGTGCGTCACACGCGCTCTCCAAGCTTCTAGAGCCACGAGCGATGGGCGGAGCTTCACATGTAACGACCGTGTCCGCCGAACAGGCGCGCAAGCTGGTGGCACGCTACCACGCACTTGGCCCACAGGATGTGACAGCTATTCCCATCGGCTCCGATCCCGCCGATTTTGAGGCGCTGCGCCGCGGGGCAGCTCCCACGACCATCGTCATTGACGAGAGGCGGTGGAACCTTACCTACCCCGGCACCATCTGGCCCTTGGTGCTGCCCACGCTGGAGGCATTCCTGCAGGGGTTGGCGGCTTGGCGTGCGCGCTTTCCGGATGCTGCGGCAAACGTGACTGTCAATTTCATCGGCACGACAGCGCAGCCCAACAACACCAACGAGTATCGAGTGATGCCGCTGGCCGAGCGGGCGGGGGTGGCTGATCTCGTAAACGAGGTGCCGCAGCGCCTGCCCTATGTCGATGCTCTGACTGCGCTGTCGCGATCCGATGCGGGCCTGATGCTCGGTTCGGAAGAAGCGCACTACACTGCTTCCAAGCTGTCGCTCTTCCTGATGTCGGAGCGTCCCTATCTTGCGTTGTTTCACGAACAGAGCGACGCGCATCGGTCGCTGGTCAAGGCGGGCGGGGGAATCGCACTGGGCTTTGCCAGGGCCGATGATCTCGTCTCACGGCAAAGTGAACTGGTCGGGGCACTGCAACGCCTGCGCACGCAAGGCGATGCCTTCGCCCCTGCCGCTCCCGAATCCTACACCGAATATACCGGGGCCAGCGTCGCCCGGCGGTATGCCGCGATCTTCGACCGGCTGATGGCGCGGCGATGA
- a CDS encoding glycosyltransferase family 4 protein, protein MDKIHILMLATDAHGGFGGIAKYNRDVLAALSSFDEVGKITVLARSIDGETSQVPARVHYDLTAARGSFAYVRRTLRAVLLGEKVDIVYCAHINILPLASLVAGIAHAPLVLGIHGIDAWQRPERALRRFGINSVDLVLSASKLTLDRFQAWAGARAPSAVMPGAIQLDAFSPGPRNPEMERRYGLKGRKTLLTLGRMSADERYKGFDEVIEALASLRKHCPELVYIAAGDGSDRARLEAKARDFGVDDMVVFTGRVDEHEKMDLYRLADAYVMPSSGEGLGLVVHEALASGIPVVASTVDGTFEAVRGGLLGLAVNPADGAAVEAAILETLQKPKIVPEGLSFFSFDQFSKRLHAALALVTLR, encoded by the coding sequence ATGGATAAGATTCACATCCTGATGCTGGCAACCGATGCCCACGGCGGCTTTGGTGGGATAGCCAAGTATAACCGCGACGTATTAGCGGCATTGAGCAGCTTCGACGAGGTGGGCAAGATCACCGTTCTGGCACGCTCAATCGATGGTGAGACTTCGCAGGTTCCAGCCCGGGTTCACTATGACTTGACCGCCGCCAGAGGCTCATTCGCCTACGTCCGTCGCACCTTGCGGGCGGTTTTACTGGGGGAGAAAGTAGACATCGTCTACTGCGCGCATATCAACATCCTTCCGCTGGCCAGTCTGGTCGCCGGTATCGCGCATGCGCCGCTCGTCCTAGGGATTCACGGGATCGACGCTTGGCAGCGGCCGGAGCGGGCTTTGCGCAGGTTCGGCATCAACTCGGTTGACCTTGTCCTATCTGCGAGCAAATTGACCCTCGACAGGTTCCAAGCATGGGCAGGCGCAAGGGCGCCCTCTGCTGTGATGCCCGGTGCGATCCAGCTTGATGCGTTTTCGCCCGGTCCGCGCAATCCAGAGATGGAGCGGCGCTATGGCCTCAAAGGTCGCAAAACCCTGCTCACCTTGGGACGAATGTCAGCCGATGAACGGTACAAGGGTTTTGACGAGGTCATCGAGGCGCTGGCGAGCCTTCGCAAACATTGCCCGGAACTCGTGTACATCGCCGCAGGCGACGGGTCCGACCGCGCAAGGCTTGAGGCAAAGGCGCGCGACTTTGGAGTAGACGACATGGTCGTATTTACCGGCCGGGTCGATGAACACGAGAAGATGGACCTTTACCGTCTGGCCGATGCCTACGTTATGCCCAGTTCGGGTGAAGGCCTAGGCTTGGTCGTGCACGAGGCGCTCGCATCTGGCATTCCCGTGGTGGCCAGCACTGTCGACGGCACGTTCGAAGCGGTGCGTGGTGGGCTCTTGGGCCTAGCGGTCAATCCAGCCGATGGAGCCGCTGTTGAAGCCGCCATTCTTGAAACGCTACAGAAGCCAAAGATCGTTCCGGAGGGCTTGTCGTTTTTCTCCTTCGACCAATTCAGCAAACGGCTGCATGCGGCCTTGGCGCTGGTCACATTGCGTTGA
- the asnB gene encoding asparagine synthase (glutamine-hydrolyzing), which produces MCGINGIYSYGAMAAPVDEDELLRTRDSMTARGPDGCGHWLTNDRRVGFAHRRLAIIDLTEGGAQPMHSASGRFVITFNGEIYNFATLRTELEGKGHAFASDSDTEVLLQLYEAMGPAMVTRLVGMFAFAIWDRREEVLFLARDPYGIKPLYYADDGGTFRFASQVKSLIAGGGVAADPDPAALVGFHLLGSVPEPLTIARAVKALPAGSWLTVKHGGASEPTPYHSIAAVFAEGENAYTQQQSPRDRRQAYQEALLDSVRRHLVADVPVGAFLSSGIDSSALVGLMRDAGQSEIETVTLSFAEYQGTPADEAPLAEQVARTYGTRHTTRVVTKAEFEADLPAIIAAMDQPSIDGINTWFVSKAARERGLKVAISGVGGDELMGGYPSFRDVPRWVRYFSAPAAIPFLGSTIRRGMMAVGPERFGISPKAAGLIEFGGKVPGAWFVRRGLRMPWDLPELLDPDIVTEGLDRLRLFERLREVLDPRPASTFSQIAVLESAMYMRNQLLRDTDWAGMAHSLEIRTPLADSQLLASAAALGPPPAGEMPKAELAFAPSTPLPDAVISRSKTGFAVPVGSWIRNAGDGAKALPMAGMRDWARHVQGAWTRGLETSQVRTR; this is translated from the coding sequence ATGTGCGGCATAAACGGCATATATTCGTACGGCGCTATGGCAGCACCGGTGGACGAGGACGAGTTGCTGCGCACGCGCGACTCCATGACAGCGCGTGGCCCTGATGGGTGCGGCCACTGGCTCACCAACGACAGGCGCGTTGGTTTCGCTCACCGCCGTCTAGCGATCATCGATCTGACCGAGGGCGGGGCGCAGCCCATGCATTCGGCCAGCGGCCGCTTCGTCATCACCTTCAACGGCGAGATTTACAATTTCGCGACGCTGCGGACTGAGCTGGAGGGCAAGGGCCATGCCTTTGCCAGCGACAGCGACACCGAGGTCCTGTTGCAGTTATACGAGGCGATGGGACCTGCGATGGTCACCCGACTGGTGGGCATGTTCGCGTTTGCCATTTGGGACCGGCGCGAGGAGGTGCTGTTTCTCGCCCGCGACCCCTACGGCATCAAGCCGCTGTATTACGCTGACGATGGCGGCACGTTCCGGTTCGCCAGTCAGGTCAAGTCGCTGATTGCGGGCGGAGGTGTTGCGGCAGACCCCGATCCTGCCGCGCTGGTCGGTTTCCACTTGCTCGGCAGCGTGCCCGAACCTTTGACAATCGCCCGCGCGGTCAAGGCCCTGCCGGCGGGCAGCTGGCTTACGGTCAAGCACGGCGGAGCAAGCGAGCCGACACCCTATCATTCGATCGCGGCGGTCTTCGCCGAAGGCGAGAACGCCTACACGCAGCAGCAATCGCCAAGGGATCGTCGGCAGGCTTATCAGGAAGCCCTGCTCGATAGCGTCAGGCGCCACCTGGTGGCCGACGTGCCGGTCGGCGCATTCCTGTCTTCGGGCATCGATTCATCCGCGCTGGTCGGCCTGATGCGCGATGCCGGGCAAAGCGAGATCGAGACGGTTACCCTGTCTTTCGCGGAGTATCAGGGCACCCCAGCTGACGAGGCACCGCTGGCCGAGCAGGTCGCGCGCACCTACGGCACTCGGCACACAACGCGGGTGGTGACCAAGGCAGAGTTTGAAGCCGATCTGCCCGCCATCATCGCCGCGATGGACCAGCCTTCGATTGACGGGATCAACACTTGGTTCGTCTCCAAGGCCGCTCGCGAACGTGGGCTGAAGGTGGCGATCTCGGGCGTGGGCGGTGACGAGTTGATGGGTGGCTATCCCTCGTTCCGCGACGTGCCGCGCTGGGTGCGCTATTTTTCCGCTCCTGCTGCAATTCCCTTCCTGGGATCGACCATACGGCGGGGTATGATGGCCGTGGGGCCCGAGCGTTTCGGCATCAGCCCGAAGGCGGCAGGGTTGATCGAATTTGGCGGAAAGGTTCCGGGCGCCTGGTTCGTACGGCGCGGGCTGCGCATGCCGTGGGATCTGCCCGAGTTGCTCGATCCGGATATCGTTACCGAAGGCCTTGATCGCCTGCGCCTGTTCGAAAGGCTGCGGGAGGTTCTGGACCCGCGCCCCGCTTCCACGTTCTCGCAGATCGCGGTGCTGGAATCGGCCATGTACATGCGCAATCAGTTGCTTCGGGATACCGATTGGGCAGGCATGGCGCACTCGCTTGAAATCCGCACGCCGCTGGCGGATTCGCAGCTACTTGCATCGGCCGCCGCGCTCGGCCCGCCGCCGGCCGGCGAAATGCCCAAGGCCGAGCTTGCGTTCGCGCCGTCCACGCCGTTGCCCGACGCAGTCATCAGTCGCAGTAAGACGGGTTTTGCCGTGCCGGTCGGATCGTGGATTCGCAATGCGGGCGATGGAGCCAAGGCCCTGCCGATGGCGGGAATGCGGGATTGGGCGAGACACGTGCAGGGTGCCTGGACACGTGGGCTGGAGACTTCACAGGTTCGTACTCGCTGA
- a CDS encoding GumC family protein: MNGPAYPPPASLPAQQVAYDPPIEKDGGFLSGVTDFEKYFDIARNNKVAIIAVLAVALALGLIATMLATPLYRSTTRIEISQEEQNVTNVEGVRDDRLRADRAFLPTQYELLESQSLASRVARELDLANDEAFLNAYQIQPVSGANLEPAITGVLLENIEIAPIINSTLVDISFSSPSPEVSAMVANGWADAFVTENLDRRFGATRDARDFLEERLQQYRDRLEVAERALIAYATEQGLVAVEMPREDGDSAGTASQTLVASELAAFSGALQEATAQRIAAEAALASRSGSNSASDADYGTGTAAQLRARRAELQVELANLRSQFSPSYPPVQALQAQIAELERVINQEQSSSQDRLRANYREALAREQRLQSQVNQVQSNYTDQRQDSVEYNILQREVETNREIYAGLLQRYREIGVVGVGESNINVVDAAQVPGAPYTPSLIRNLLISLVAGLVFVILGLYAYDFLNQTLRDPRQVRDRLGLNLLANIPRIPEGDIVEELQQSYSELYEAYFSLTSSIAFAAGGNVPRSLMITSSQPGEGKSLTAVAIAYLLARQGKKVLLVDVDLRKSGVGKYLSIDTPMGMSQYLLGNDDWQSLVIQSTPLEDFDVIPAGRKPLSAAELLSSGRFQRLLDEAAPLYDHVILDAPPVLGLADAPMIAPALDGVLLVIEANGGKWRHLESAVSRLRQANAELLGAAVTKLDERNAMYGYGSGYGYGYGYGGERKAESETVAPA; this comes from the coding sequence ATGAATGGTCCTGCCTATCCTCCGCCGGCTTCGCTGCCCGCCCAGCAAGTCGCCTACGATCCGCCCATCGAAAAAGATGGCGGCTTTTTGTCGGGTGTGACCGACTTCGAGAAATATTTCGATATTGCGCGCAACAACAAGGTCGCGATCATAGCGGTCCTGGCCGTCGCGCTGGCGTTGGGGCTGATAGCCACGATGCTGGCAACACCGCTGTACCGATCGACCACGCGGATCGAGATCAGTCAGGAAGAGCAGAACGTCACCAACGTTGAGGGTGTGCGCGACGACCGGCTGCGAGCTGACAGGGCGTTTCTGCCGACGCAGTACGAATTGCTGGAATCGCAATCGCTTGCCTCTCGCGTGGCGCGGGAACTGGACCTTGCCAACGACGAGGCCTTCCTCAACGCGTACCAGATCCAGCCTGTCTCGGGTGCCAACCTGGAACCGGCTATTACCGGCGTCCTCCTGGAAAACATCGAAATCGCGCCGATCATCAACAGCACGTTGGTCGATATTTCCTTCAGTAGCCCGTCGCCGGAAGTGTCGGCGATGGTCGCCAATGGCTGGGCCGATGCCTTTGTAACGGAAAACCTCGACCGCCGCTTTGGCGCGACCCGCGATGCCCGCGATTTCCTCGAAGAGAGATTGCAGCAGTATCGCGACCGGCTGGAGGTGGCTGAACGAGCCTTGATCGCTTATGCCACCGAGCAGGGGCTGGTCGCGGTTGAAATGCCCCGCGAGGACGGCGACAGTGCCGGCACGGCGTCTCAAACATTGGTAGCCAGCGAACTGGCAGCTTTCAGTGGCGCCCTGCAAGAAGCGACCGCACAGCGGATTGCCGCAGAAGCTGCGCTGGCCTCTCGTTCAGGTTCAAATTCGGCAAGCGACGCGGATTATGGCACGGGTACGGCTGCTCAGCTGCGTGCCCGGCGCGCCGAATTACAAGTGGAACTGGCAAACCTGCGCTCGCAGTTCAGCCCGTCTTATCCGCCGGTGCAGGCTTTGCAGGCGCAGATCGCGGAACTTGAGCGGGTCATCAATCAGGAGCAGTCAAGTTCGCAAGACCGGCTGCGCGCCAATTATCGCGAGGCGTTGGCCCGTGAGCAGCGGCTGCAAAGCCAAGTCAACCAGGTGCAGTCCAACTACACGGACCAGCGGCAGGACAGCGTGGAGTACAACATTCTCCAGCGCGAGGTTGAAACCAACCGCGAGATTTATGCGGGCCTGCTTCAGCGGTATCGCGAAATTGGCGTCGTCGGCGTTGGTGAAAGCAACATCAATGTCGTCGATGCAGCTCAGGTGCCTGGTGCACCCTATACCCCGAGCCTGATCCGTAACTTGCTGATCTCGCTGGTGGCGGGCTTGGTGTTCGTGATCCTTGGCCTCTACGCCTACGACTTCCTCAACCAGACGCTGCGCGATCCGCGGCAGGTGCGCGACCGCCTCGGGCTCAACCTGCTGGCCAACATTCCGCGCATTCCGGAAGGCGATATCGTGGAGGAGCTGCAGCAGTCCTATTCGGAACTGTACGAGGCCTATTTCAGTCTGACATCGAGCATCGCGTTTGCTGCAGGCGGAAACGTACCGCGGTCGCTGATGATCACGTCGTCCCAGCCGGGTGAGGGCAAGAGCTTGACAGCAGTCGCGATCGCATACTTGCTGGCCCGCCAAGGCAAGAAGGTGTTGCTTGTCGACGTTGATCTGCGCAAATCCGGTGTTGGCAAATACCTTTCCATCGATACCCCGATGGGCATGAGCCAGTATTTGTTGGGCAACGACGACTGGCAGTCGTTGGTCATCCAATCCACTCCGCTGGAGGATTTCGATGTCATTCCGGCCGGGCGCAAGCCTCTATCTGCGGCCGAATTGCTGTCCAGCGGGCGCTTCCAACGCCTGCTCGATGAAGCGGCACCGCTCTACGATCATGTGATCCTTGATGCGCCGCCGGTCTTGGGGCTGGCCGATGCTCCCATGATCGCGCCAGCGCTGGATGGCGTACTGCTGGTGATCGAGGCGAATGGTGGCAAGTGGCGACATCTGGAATCGGCCGTCTCGCGCTTGCGCCAGGCGAATGCCGAATTGCTGGGCGCTGCCGTAACCAAGTTGGATGAACGCAACGCCATGTACGGCTACGGTTCTGGTTATGGCTATGGCTACGGATACGGCGGCGAGCGAAAAGCTGAGTCCGAGACCGTCGCACCAGCCTGA
- a CDS encoding O-antigen ligase family protein, whose product MPAGRPPAICAPCFAGGAQLPCRETEMRIKAIPTRKTSRTGRFAMTPQRAAWLFVLFGVLTFLMGGGSRYDIESVGPLRALAAVFLAIGIWFQTPQTFRLVKWPVILLGLLGLWMAIQLVPLPPAWWSGLAGREVIVAVDRTIGLEGAWRPITMSPLHTWNSLGSLVVPLATLLLLSLLDAEGWQKVRRLVFIAGLVSAMLGFAQMMFRGSPGLYLYEITNADSAVGLFSNRNHNALFLNLALLFGVFELERAHEKKARELTLLILAGLVALALAVLLNAARAGLVLLALTALIVMVRLVVRSRAMPARAGASRKTGIAVGLVGLVGAGIVAMLALAGRIPALDRLFAQQLDEDQRADTLPYVIDLARDHFPFGVGFGAFEQAYRAIEPVDLLSPHYLNQAHNDWVQVIIEGGLPGVLIVAAALVLIVLSTVRTWRERRTAKVGGALDTRWLGLFTIVMIILHSAVDYPLRTPSLMMVAAIAIALLVRPGQVFRR is encoded by the coding sequence GGGGGGGCGCAGCTACCATGTCGCGAAACTGAAATGAGGATAAAGGCCATTCCCACGCGCAAGACCAGCAGGACCGGACGGTTCGCAATGACACCGCAACGGGCGGCATGGCTATTCGTGTTGTTCGGGGTGCTTACCTTCCTCATGGGCGGCGGTTCGCGCTACGACATCGAAAGTGTCGGGCCATTGCGGGCGCTGGCCGCAGTGTTCCTGGCCATCGGCATCTGGTTCCAGACCCCGCAGACATTCAGGCTGGTAAAGTGGCCGGTGATCCTGCTGGGCCTGCTGGGCCTATGGATGGCGATCCAGCTCGTCCCCCTGCCGCCGGCGTGGTGGTCTGGCCTGGCGGGCCGCGAGGTCATCGTTGCAGTGGACCGGACAATTGGGCTTGAGGGCGCATGGCGACCGATCACGATGTCGCCGCTGCACACCTGGAATTCGCTGGGTTCGCTCGTCGTGCCGCTGGCGACCTTGCTGCTTCTCTCGCTGCTCGACGCTGAAGGGTGGCAGAAAGTCAGGCGGCTGGTTTTCATTGCAGGCCTTGTCAGCGCCATGCTGGGCTTCGCGCAGATGATGTTCCGCGGCTCGCCGGGGCTCTACCTTTACGAAATTACCAATGCCGACAGCGCCGTCGGTCTGTTTTCCAACCGCAATCACAATGCGCTTTTCCTCAACCTTGCCTTGCTGTTCGGCGTCTTCGAACTGGAAAGGGCGCACGAGAAAAAGGCCAGGGAACTGACGCTGCTGATCCTGGCTGGGCTAGTAGCGCTGGCGTTGGCAGTGCTACTGAATGCCGCGCGTGCCGGCCTGGTTCTCCTTGCCCTGACGGCGCTGATCGTGATGGTGAGACTGGTCGTCCGCAGCCGCGCGATGCCGGCAAGGGCAGGGGCTTCCCGCAAGACGGGCATTGCCGTCGGGCTTGTTGGCCTGGTTGGCGCCGGTATCGTCGCCATGCTGGCGCTCGCAGGGCGGATTCCTGCGCTCGATCGCCTGTTCGCGCAGCAATTGGACGAAGACCAACGCGCCGATACGCTGCCTTACGTCATCGACCTTGCGCGTGATCATTTCCCCTTCGGCGTCGGTTTTGGCGCGTTCGAACAGGCGTACCGCGCTATCGAGCCGGTAGATCTTCTGTCACCGCATTATCTCAATCAGGCACACAACGACTGGGTTCAGGTTATCATCGAAGGTGGGCTTCCCGGTGTGCTGATCGTCGCTGCAGCGCTCGTCCTAATCGTTCTGAGCACCGTCAGGACCTGGCGTGAGCGTCGTACCGCAAAGGTTGGCGGCGCGCTCGACACGCGCTGGCTGGGACTTTTCACCATCGTCATGATCATCCTGCACAGTGCCGTCGATTACCCCTTGCGCACTCCGTCGCTGATGATGGTCGCAGCAATTGCCATCGCGCTACTAGTCCGGCCGGGTCAGGTGTTCCGCCGATGA